The following are encoded together in the Geobacter sulfurreducens PCA genome:
- a CDS encoding class I SAM-dependent methyltransferase: protein MTITDDFIAKSKYSDLGRYCVTAFVKSVADGLAPGSSLLDAGAGECAYKGLFRHCDYKAADMAIGDSTWNYDHLDYKAPLDNLPIPDASFDAVLCTQVLEHLQKPLECVKEMYRVLKPGGRLFLTVPMAQDEHQTPYDYFRYTSYGLKYLCTAAGFSEVSVVPMGGMFLRWAYELPRALRMFPKARNSGVSGIRLAGVFLYPLRVALGLVIPVCQAMLLFLDRFDTVRNDPWGWELTARK from the coding sequence ATGACAATTACCGATGACTTCATCGCCAAATCAAAGTACTCCGATCTGGGCCGCTACTGCGTTACGGCATTCGTCAAATCGGTCGCTGACGGGCTTGCGCCGGGAAGCAGCCTGCTGGATGCCGGCGCGGGGGAATGCGCCTACAAGGGGCTCTTCCGCCACTGCGACTACAAGGCGGCTGATATGGCGATAGGCGACAGCACGTGGAATTACGACCACCTGGACTATAAGGCCCCCCTCGACAATCTGCCGATTCCGGACGCCAGCTTCGACGCCGTGCTGTGCACCCAGGTCCTTGAGCACCTGCAGAAGCCCCTTGAATGCGTCAAGGAGATGTACCGCGTCCTGAAGCCGGGCGGCCGCCTTTTCCTGACGGTGCCCATGGCGCAGGACGAACATCAGACCCCGTACGATTATTTCAGGTATACCTCGTACGGGCTCAAGTACCTCTGCACGGCGGCGGGATTCAGCGAGGTGAGCGTTGTCCCCATGGGCGGGATGTTCCTGCGGTGGGCCTACGAACTGCCCAGGGCGCTGCGCATGTTCCCCAAGGCGCGGAACAGCGGGGTATCCGGAATCCGTCTCGCCGGCGTGTTTCTCTATCCTCTCCGCGTCGCGCTGGGACTGGTGATTCCCGTCTGCCAGGCCATGCTTCTTTTCCTCGACCGTTTCGACACGGTCCGGAACGACCCGTGGGGCTGGGAGCTGACGGCCCGCAAATGA
- a CDS encoding tRNA1(Val) (adenine(37)-N6)-methyltransferase translates to MSGAPEEGTETLDELRAYDLKILQQRDGYRFSLDPLLLCAFSCLTEGGRGIDLGTGSGIIPLVLARRCPGSTFVGVEFQERMAHLAERNVHLNGLAERIAILREDVLGLRRRFPVSSFDLVLSNPPYRRRGTGKISPRAGRDDARHESTATLADFLESAKYLVKTTGRICFIYHPARLPELMAHAASLKLACLRLRLVHGTRTAPARMAMVEFAKGRRGDLEVLPPLVVRNDDYTYSAEVAELLGEYGPEGGYSTSEQ, encoded by the coding sequence ATGAGTGGCGCCCCGGAGGAAGGGACGGAAACCCTGGATGAGCTCCGGGCTTACGATCTCAAGATTCTCCAGCAACGGGACGGCTACCGCTTTTCCCTCGATCCCCTGCTCCTGTGTGCGTTTTCCTGTCTGACAGAGGGGGGACGGGGAATCGACCTGGGGACTGGCAGCGGCATAATCCCCCTTGTGCTTGCCCGCCGCTGTCCGGGGAGCACCTTCGTTGGGGTCGAGTTCCAGGAAAGAATGGCGCACCTCGCCGAGCGAAACGTTCACCTCAACGGCCTCGCCGAAAGGATCGCCATCCTGCGGGAAGACGTACTCGGTCTCCGTCGACGCTTTCCCGTGTCATCCTTTGATCTGGTACTGTCCAACCCTCCCTACCGCAGGAGGGGGACCGGAAAGATAAGTCCACGGGCCGGTCGGGACGATGCCCGCCACGAATCGACCGCAACCCTGGCCGATTTTCTTGAAAGCGCCAAATATCTCGTAAAAACCACGGGCCGGATCTGTTTCATCTATCACCCGGCCCGCCTCCCCGAGCTCATGGCCCACGCTGCAAGCCTCAAACTCGCCTGTCTGCGCCTTCGGCTCGTACACGGCACCCGCACCGCGCCGGCGCGCATGGCCATGGTGGAGTTCGCCAAGGGGCGCCGGGGCGACCTTGAGGTCCTGCCGCCTCTTGTTGTGCGAAACGATGACTATACCTACTCGGCAGAAGTTGCGGAGCTGCTGGGGGAATACGGCCCGGAAGGGGGTTACTCCACGTCGGAGCAATAG
- a CDS encoding methyltransferase domain-containing protein, producing the protein MATRFLSSLKAAVKESGIFPSYLARKRAAARFLRGSGLEIGALHFPLQVPPGVTVKYVDYVSREENIRKFPELDAASIVPTDYLEDGFTLASIPDCSQDFVIANHVLEHASNPLQVLSNWARVLRPGGTLFITVPIGSRCFDKGRPLTPLQHFIDDYELVRDGTSQSLDERNRLHYREWLTISTPNSDARNRHYRNLSGEELESLVETMSAGKAEIHFHVFSRESFVTLLDYFTTSIRSDFSVKAVIRSRGGAESLAILERSPRAGR; encoded by the coding sequence GTGGCTACACGGTTTTTGTCATCCCTGAAGGCAGCGGTCAAGGAATCGGGAATATTCCCGTCGTATCTGGCCAGAAAAAGGGCAGCCGCGCGATTCCTGAGGGGAAGCGGGCTCGAAATAGGAGCGCTCCACTTTCCGCTGCAGGTCCCGCCCGGCGTAACCGTCAAGTATGTGGATTACGTGTCGCGGGAGGAAAACATCCGCAAATTCCCCGAGCTCGATGCGGCCAGCATCGTGCCGACCGACTACCTGGAAGATGGATTTACCCTTGCCAGTATTCCGGACTGCTCCCAGGATTTCGTGATCGCCAACCACGTGCTCGAGCACGCATCGAATCCACTCCAGGTCCTGTCCAACTGGGCAAGGGTCCTCCGGCCGGGGGGAACGCTGTTCATTACCGTGCCGATCGGCAGCAGGTGTTTCGACAAGGGGCGTCCGCTGACGCCTCTGCAGCACTTCATCGATGACTATGAACTGGTGCGGGATGGCACGTCCCAGTCGCTGGACGAAAGAAACCGGCTGCATTATCGGGAGTGGCTGACCATCTCCACGCCCAATTCCGATGCACGAAACCGGCACTACCGGAACCTGTCCGGCGAAGAGCTCGAGTCCCTGGTGGAAACCATGTCGGCCGGCAAGGCGGAAATCCATTTCCATGTCTTTTCGAGGGAATCGTTCGTGACCCTGCTCGACTACTTCACCACCAGCATCAGGAGCGATTTCAGCGTCAAGGCAGTGATCAGATCCCGGGGCGGGGCCGAATCCCTGGCAATTCTGGAACGATCGCCCCGGGCCGGCAGATGA
- a CDS encoding glycosyltransferase family 2 protein: MREIPLVSVALATYNGERYLRRQLDSVLAQTYRNIEIVVSDDCSRDGTVAILEEYRRAHGITFRVNERNLGFVRNFERALAGCRGEFIALSDQDDIWLPEKIETLVREIGPHSLIYTDALLIDGDDQPLPGSLVEVSGVRPVSGTCFEYFVCNNCVTGCTAMLRRDLLATALPIPEAETYHDWWLAVAASRRNGVVYHAAKLTEYRQHAHNYTGANVRAGLPARIAAHLMGKTAAEKRGYYELLANRARRYRAMADRLNLTPAERSFLEEIGEYAESLLSGGNRMKTFALALKYRETLFPAAGRWEKLLFVFSKLIAARAI, from the coding sequence ATGCGCGAGATTCCGCTTGTGTCAGTCGCCCTGGCGACCTATAACGGCGAACGCTATCTCAGGCGCCAGCTTGACTCGGTTCTGGCGCAGACCTATCGCAACATCGAAATCGTCGTCTCCGACGACTGTTCGCGCGATGGAACGGTTGCCATTCTGGAGGAGTACCGCCGGGCGCACGGCATAACCTTCCGGGTGAATGAACGCAATCTCGGCTTTGTGAGGAATTTCGAACGCGCCCTTGCCGGTTGCCGCGGAGAGTTCATAGCGCTTTCCGATCAGGATGACATCTGGCTCCCCGAAAAGATCGAGACCCTGGTGCGAGAGATCGGCCCGCACTCTCTGATATATACCGACGCGCTCCTGATCGACGGGGACGACCAGCCGTTGCCCGGCTCACTGGTGGAGGTTTCCGGGGTAAGGCCGGTCAGCGGCACCTGCTTTGAATACTTTGTCTGCAACAATTGTGTCACCGGGTGCACGGCCATGCTCAGGCGTGATCTCCTGGCAACCGCGCTGCCGATCCCCGAAGCGGAAACCTACCACGACTGGTGGCTCGCGGTCGCGGCCTCGCGCCGCAACGGGGTCGTTTATCATGCCGCGAAGCTGACGGAGTATCGGCAGCATGCACACAATTATACCGGCGCAAATGTGAGGGCGGGGCTGCCGGCGCGGATCGCCGCCCACCTCATGGGCAAAACCGCGGCGGAAAAACGCGGATACTATGAGCTGCTTGCCAACAGGGCGCGTCGCTATCGTGCCATGGCCGACAGGTTGAACCTGACCCCGGCGGAACGGTCGTTTCTGGAAGAGATCGGCGAGTATGCGGAATCTCTTCTTTCCGGCGGCAACAGGATGAAAACATTCGCTCTGGCACTGAAATACAGGGAGACGCTTTTCCCCGCCGCCGGCAGGTGGGAGAAACTCCTGTTCGTCTTCAGCAAGCTCATTGCCGCCCGGGCAATCTGA
- a CDS encoding YfhO family protein → MTTERKKDLLLMGALLAILVLFFAKILFTGKIIRAPDITNEFYWTIKHYKEMGFLDLFRVHLRAGWDWLTNGGTTEGGGTLSLQFLFYRSLIFWLFPAPANVAWFIVFHLFVGGAGTYFLCRAIGTGRAAALLGGLIFAIAPENASLINAGHAQKIATISFAPWAFYFLERGYQSRRTIFFLASAVVLAIQFFNMHWQIAFYTCLAIGAYGLCRTAGIIAGDPDSRTGKGIARLVGLNAVILCFFLSTVAISLIPLADWSRETTRGLQSGSNQGQGGLQVEEAMSWSMPPEEAVTFVIPGFFGLSRQEGGYDDPSHGTYYWGRMVFTQTTDYMGLLPWLLAPLPFIFRRDRYAWLAFGAVVGGLFFSFGKYTPFYWLLYEHFPGIDHFRVPKMMLFVTTLGLAVLAARGADLLLDDEVRATSAFSRYLAGAIALVPALLALLGITMAARPYVMDLLSPMITQPTRFEQGPALVAQRLQTIQREIGIAAAFAAVYGAVLWSWARGWFSRRALPYLLVGVFLVDVGRVNAKFMLLQDVPQKVKGEKSPVVEFLAPMPKTGRVLPIDGSDPMEYVSHGIPVMFTSNPVQIARWQDFLESFSFDSAMPDMMNVRYLVHDAQQYEDDRQALGPRYVPVFASPDGSRLVLENRGVLPKAWLAPSALLLSDPRQILGIMQQPSYNPRSFAVVEEQPPIPMPPPMAQPKGDAGEVTVTRYEANDIACDVRAGRNALLVLGEKFHAGWRARVDGTPTEIHRVNYILRGVYLSPGRHRVEFTFDPLPFKVGKYLTLTSFAIFLLMVGREWLLSRTRRGGGE, encoded by the coding sequence GTGACTACCGAACGAAAAAAAGACCTCCTGCTGATGGGGGCACTCCTGGCGATCCTCGTGCTCTTTTTCGCCAAGATCCTCTTTACCGGCAAGATCATCAGGGCTCCGGACATTACCAACGAGTTCTACTGGACCATCAAGCACTACAAGGAAATGGGGTTCCTGGACCTGTTCCGAGTGCATCTCCGGGCCGGCTGGGACTGGCTTACCAACGGCGGGACGACCGAAGGGGGCGGGACCCTGTCGCTCCAGTTCCTTTTCTACCGCAGCCTCATTTTCTGGCTCTTCCCGGCGCCGGCCAACGTGGCCTGGTTCATCGTGTTCCACCTCTTCGTGGGTGGGGCTGGCACCTATTTTCTCTGCCGCGCCATCGGCACGGGGCGCGCCGCAGCGCTTCTGGGCGGGCTGATTTTCGCCATCGCGCCGGAAAACGCCTCGCTTATCAATGCGGGACACGCCCAGAAGATCGCCACCATCAGCTTTGCCCCGTGGGCATTCTATTTCCTTGAGCGGGGATACCAGTCCCGGCGGACGATATTCTTCCTCGCCAGTGCCGTGGTGCTGGCCATCCAGTTCTTCAACATGCACTGGCAGATCGCCTTCTATACCTGCCTTGCCATCGGGGCGTACGGCCTGTGCCGGACCGCCGGCATCATCGCGGGTGATCCCGACAGCCGGACGGGTAAGGGGATTGCCCGGCTCGTCGGTCTCAATGCAGTCATCCTCTGCTTTTTCCTTTCCACTGTCGCCATCTCCCTCATCCCCTTGGCCGATTGGTCCAGGGAGACCACCCGCGGCCTCCAGAGCGGGTCGAACCAGGGGCAGGGGGGGCTCCAGGTGGAAGAGGCCATGTCCTGGTCCATGCCGCCGGAGGAGGCTGTCACCTTCGTGATCCCCGGATTTTTCGGTCTGTCCCGCCAGGAAGGGGGCTACGATGATCCCTCTCACGGCACCTACTACTGGGGGCGGATGGTCTTCACCCAGACCACGGACTACATGGGGCTGCTCCCCTGGCTCCTGGCCCCGCTGCCGTTCATCTTCCGCCGCGACCGGTATGCCTGGCTCGCCTTTGGCGCCGTTGTCGGGGGGCTCTTCTTCTCCTTCGGCAAGTACACCCCTTTTTACTGGCTGCTCTACGAGCACTTCCCCGGTATCGATCATTTCCGGGTCCCCAAAATGATGCTGTTCGTCACGACCCTGGGGCTCGCGGTCCTCGCGGCCCGGGGAGCCGACCTCCTGCTGGATGACGAGGTCCGTGCCACATCGGCTTTCAGTCGCTATCTCGCAGGAGCCATCGCCCTTGTTCCGGCGCTCCTGGCCTTGCTCGGCATCACCATGGCCGCGCGTCCCTATGTTATGGATCTCCTGTCACCCATGATCACCCAGCCGACCCGCTTCGAGCAGGGACCGGCCCTGGTGGCCCAGCGGTTGCAGACCATTCAGCGGGAAATCGGCATTGCCGCCGCATTTGCCGCGGTCTACGGCGCCGTGTTGTGGAGCTGGGCACGGGGGTGGTTCTCGCGTCGGGCCCTGCCCTACCTGCTCGTGGGGGTATTCCTGGTCGATGTGGGGCGGGTGAATGCCAAGTTCATGCTGCTGCAGGATGTGCCGCAGAAGGTCAAGGGCGAGAAATCGCCGGTGGTGGAGTTCCTTGCCCCCATGCCGAAGACCGGCCGGGTGCTCCCCATCGACGGCAGCGACCCCATGGAATATGTGAGCCACGGCATTCCGGTCATGTTTACCTCGAATCCCGTGCAGATCGCCCGCTGGCAGGATTTTCTCGAATCCTTCAGCTTTGATTCGGCCATGCCGGATATGATGAATGTCCGCTATCTGGTGCACGATGCCCAACAGTACGAGGACGATCGCCAAGCGCTCGGCCCGCGCTATGTGCCGGTCTTTGCCTCGCCGGACGGTAGCCGGCTGGTGCTGGAAAACCGGGGAGTCCTGCCCAAGGCGTGGCTCGCACCCAGCGCCTTGCTTCTCAGCGATCCACGCCAGATCCTCGGCATCATGCAGCAGCCGTCGTACAATCCCCGCTCCTTTGCCGTCGTTGAGGAGCAGCCTCCCATCCCCATGCCTCCGCCGATGGCTCAGCCCAAGGGCGATGCGGGCGAGGTGACGGTAACCCGCTACGAGGCCAACGATATCGCCTGTGACGTCAGGGCGGGACGCAACGCCCTGCTGGTGTTGGGCGAGAAGTTCCACGCCGGATGGCGGGCCCGGGTTGATGGAACGCCCACGGAGATTCACCGCGTCAACTACATCCTGCGAGGCGTCTACCTTTCCCCCGGCCGGCACCGGGTCGAGTTCACCTTCGACCCGCTTCCCTTCAAGGTCGGCAAGTACCTGACGCTCACTTCGTTTGCTATTTTCCTCCTGATGGTCGGACGGGAGTGGCTGTTGAGCCGCACGCGGAGAGGGGGCGGGGAGTGA
- a CDS encoding glycosyltransferase family 4 protein, translating into MKIVFLAPFGIRPKGTVVARMVPLAAELQALGHRVTIVAPPYTNPEDSGHTEEIRGVRLRNIRLAPGGAALSAPVMAWRMYRAAREEEPDLIHLFKPKGYGGLAAMLHLLTASRSSPLFLDTDDWEGRGGMNALHDYSPAQRLLFAFQEEWLPPRVRGVTVASRELEARIAAMGVAPERLLYLPNCVDDQPLGNGARVRARLGIDGNAPVVLLYTRFFEFSQEDLHRVFAGLSRKVPGIRFLVVGTGRNREEELLAAAARAEGFADSLHIAGWVEPDELPHWLAAGDVALYPFADTLVNRAKCPAKLTELMRAGVPVVADRVGQIAEYVEDGISGILCRPSAPDEMIARIAELLADPVRRRAVGTAGRERILSRFNWRDAAARLDAFYDNLTRRRNLA; encoded by the coding sequence ATGAAGATTGTCTTCCTGGCACCCTTCGGCATCCGTCCCAAGGGAACGGTTGTGGCCCGCATGGTCCCCCTGGCGGCGGAGCTCCAGGCGCTCGGCCACCGGGTCACGATTGTCGCCCCGCCGTACACCAATCCCGAAGATTCGGGGCACACGGAGGAGATCCGGGGGGTGCGGCTGCGGAATATCCGGCTGGCTCCCGGCGGCGCAGCCCTGTCGGCGCCGGTCATGGCCTGGCGCATGTACCGGGCCGCGCGGGAGGAGGAGCCGGATCTGATCCACCTGTTCAAGCCAAAGGGGTATGGGGGACTTGCCGCCATGCTCCACCTGCTGACCGCGTCCAGGAGCTCGCCGCTGTTCCTCGATACGGACGATTGGGAAGGCCGGGGCGGCATGAACGCCCTCCATGACTACTCCCCGGCCCAGCGTCTCCTGTTTGCGTTCCAGGAAGAGTGGCTGCCGCCCCGCGTCAGGGGGGTGACTGTGGCGAGCCGCGAGCTGGAGGCGCGGATTGCCGCCATGGGGGTAGCGCCGGAACGGCTGCTTTACCTGCCCAACTGCGTTGATGACCAGCCGCTGGGTAACGGCGCGCGGGTGAGGGCACGCCTCGGCATCGACGGCAACGCACCCGTGGTCCTGCTCTATACCCGTTTTTTCGAGTTCAGCCAGGAAGATCTGCACCGGGTTTTTGCCGGGCTTTCCCGTAAGGTGCCCGGCATCCGGTTCCTGGTGGTGGGAACGGGGCGGAACCGGGAGGAGGAACTGCTGGCGGCCGCGGCGCGGGCAGAGGGCTTTGCCGATTCCCTCCACATCGCCGGTTGGGTGGAGCCCGATGAACTGCCCCATTGGCTTGCCGCCGGCGACGTGGCCCTCTATCCCTTTGCGGACACCCTGGTGAATCGCGCCAAATGTCCCGCCAAGTTGACGGAGCTGATGCGCGCCGGCGTGCCGGTGGTGGCCGACCGGGTGGGACAGATCGCCGAATACGTTGAGGATGGCATCTCCGGCATCCTCTGTCGCCCCAGTGCCCCCGACGAGATGATCGCGCGGATTGCCGAGCTCCTGGCCGACCCGGTCCGGCGCCGGGCCGTGGGCACGGCCGGACGCGAGAGAATCCTGTCCCGCTTCAATTGGCGCGATGCCGCGGCGCGGCTCGACGCTTTCTACGACAACCTGACGAGGAGACGGAACCTAGCGTGA
- a CDS encoding oligosaccharide flippase family protein — protein MMDGKLTFRAVAEAVALLLGAASMIYMSRVVGPEYVGFSAATSAVLLLLTRFADGGLTALSSQRLARDDDTLGALLALTVPPKIVLSCAVIAATLLVVRFAGIDPRLAYFLSTAVFLIFFEVFSPAWVFVALGEINTASFIRVAQSSIYALVVFAFIRAPLDWQKLPYIMVLNSALGCVLALLFLGRHRVRALDRRQFGSTYGRKIRQAFAESRHFLKADLSLYVFTTSDRLILYYFATPHAVGIYEAAYKIINPFYAISSIVTPTMFRPLAQSFKQGTPAAVLSRFTFLMLVGTVPLGFFLLLFSESIIITLYGPSFSESIACLQVLGFAITLGYAAGAIVLPFSAWNMAREYGATMTYGNIFNVLLNIALIPSLGGVGAALSTVAAKLAVALAAYRHFRNVTDYPILSDLLLFAVMACVPLLLVLALGLAVENAVILMTVYAASYAVLVLVLVRTRYSRLWKDAV, from the coding sequence ATGATGGACGGCAAGCTTACGTTTCGGGCGGTCGCCGAAGCAGTCGCCCTTCTGCTGGGCGCGGCGAGCATGATCTACATGAGCCGGGTTGTCGGTCCGGAGTACGTCGGTTTCAGCGCCGCGACAAGTGCGGTCCTGCTCCTGCTGACCCGCTTCGCCGACGGAGGACTTACCGCGCTTTCTTCGCAGCGGCTTGCCCGCGACGACGACACCCTGGGCGCTCTCCTCGCGTTGACTGTTCCGCCGAAGATCGTTCTCTCGTGCGCGGTGATCGCCGCAACGCTGCTGGTGGTCAGGTTCGCCGGGATCGATCCGCGGCTGGCGTACTTCCTATCAACGGCCGTCTTTCTCATCTTTTTCGAGGTGTTCTCTCCTGCGTGGGTTTTCGTGGCACTGGGAGAGATCAACACGGCGTCCTTTATCCGGGTCGCCCAAAGCTCCATCTATGCCCTGGTCGTGTTTGCGTTCATACGGGCGCCCCTCGACTGGCAGAAGCTGCCGTACATCATGGTGCTGAACTCGGCATTGGGCTGCGTGCTCGCACTGCTGTTCCTCGGCCGGCACAGGGTGCGTGCACTGGACCGGCGACAGTTCGGTTCAACCTATGGCCGGAAAATCCGCCAGGCGTTCGCGGAGAGCCGTCACTTTCTCAAAGCGGATCTCTCTCTGTACGTGTTCACTACGTCAGACCGGCTGATCCTGTATTACTTCGCCACTCCCCATGCGGTCGGCATCTATGAGGCGGCATACAAGATCATCAATCCGTTCTATGCCATCAGTTCCATCGTCACGCCGACGATGTTCCGGCCGCTTGCCCAATCGTTCAAACAGGGGACACCGGCCGCGGTACTTTCGCGCTTCACCTTTTTGATGCTTGTTGGTACGGTTCCCCTGGGATTTTTCCTGCTGCTGTTTTCGGAGAGCATCATCATAACCCTGTACGGTCCTTCGTTCAGCGAAAGCATCGCCTGTTTGCAGGTGCTTGGCTTCGCTATTACGCTCGGCTATGCGGCAGGGGCGATCGTGCTGCCGTTTTCGGCCTGGAATATGGCTCGGGAGTATGGGGCAACCATGACATACGGCAACATCTTCAATGTGCTGCTCAATATCGCGCTCATCCCTTCCCTGGGGGGCGTGGGTGCGGCCCTGTCGACCGTGGCGGCCAAGCTGGCGGTTGCCCTGGCCGCGTACCGTCATTTCAGGAACGTGACCGATTATCCGATACTCTCCGACCTGCTGCTGTTTGCGGTCATGGCGTGCGTTCCTCTGCTTCTCGTGCTGGCACTCGGTCTGGCCGTTGAAAACGCCGTAATCCTGATGACGGTCTATGCCGCTTCATATGCGGTTCTCGTTTTGGTGCTGGTACGAACCCGTTACTCTCGTCTCTGGAAGGATGCAGTTTGA
- a CDS encoding glycosyltransferase family 2 protein, giving the protein MKGDRLADIRTIGVVVLYRPDSSVLDAIASYRHQVHELIVVDNSEEQDHKLHSRLRDRFGATIVGEGRNLGIAAALNRAAREALAEGFDLLLTMDQDSRAEPGMVEQMLACLGSDWRERVGLIAPFHLTGARPAPGGTTPCSDVMTPMTSGCLVNLAAFREVGPFRDDFFIDFVDNEYCLRLRKKGFQVVRANRALLHHRVGDLRRYGPFVATHHSPLRRYYKTRNRCAVFAEYLRDFPVHCLFDLVRLGKEVASILIFEREKTAKLRMMWRGFLDFRRGRFGPYGG; this is encoded by the coding sequence ATGAAGGGTGATCGGCTGGCTGACATCAGAACGATCGGGGTGGTCGTTCTCTACCGGCCCGACAGCTCTGTCCTGGACGCTATCGCGAGTTACCGGCATCAGGTGCATGAACTGATCGTGGTCGACAACTCCGAAGAGCAGGACCATAAACTCCATTCCCGACTGCGGGACAGGTTCGGCGCGACCATTGTCGGCGAAGGCCGGAACCTCGGCATTGCCGCCGCGCTGAACCGGGCGGCCAGGGAGGCTCTGGCTGAAGGCTTCGACCTCCTCCTGACCATGGATCAGGACAGCCGCGCCGAACCCGGAATGGTTGAGCAGATGCTGGCGTGCCTCGGCAGCGACTGGCGCGAGCGGGTGGGGCTCATCGCCCCCTTCCACCTGACCGGTGCCCGGCCGGCGCCCGGCGGAACAACCCCGTGCAGCGACGTCATGACCCCCATGACATCGGGATGTCTGGTGAATCTCGCCGCATTCCGGGAGGTCGGACCGTTCCGCGACGACTTTTTCATCGACTTCGTGGACAACGAATACTGTCTCCGCCTGCGGAAAAAGGGCTTTCAGGTCGTTCGCGCCAACCGGGCGCTGCTCCATCACCGGGTCGGTGACCTGCGGCGCTACGGGCCGTTCGTGGCCACGCACCACTCGCCGCTGCGCCGCTATTACAAGACCCGCAACCGCTGCGCCGTCTTTGCCGAATACCTGCGGGACTTCCCGGTCCATTGCCTCTTCGACCTGGTACGGCTCGGCAAGGAGGTGGCGAGTATCCTCATCTTCGAGCGGGAAAAGACGGCCAAGCTGCGCATGATGTGGCGGGGATTCCTCGATTTCCGACGCGGCAGGTTCGGGCCCTATGGGGGATAG